The following proteins are encoded in a genomic region of Sneathiella marina:
- a CDS encoding mannose-1-phosphate guanylyltransferase/mannose-6-phosphate isomerase — MKIRPVILCGGSATRLWPVSRACLPKPFVPLVDGRTTFEMTLERIADDKLFLSPLIIANQQHRFLIGEAVEKLGTKAQIVLEPEPRDSAAAIAVAAILANEEDPDTMLLVLASDHVVNNLAEFRKTVKEAAKISALGHITTFGIEPHEPSSEFGYIQMDENQPIDKNGYSVKQFVEKPDKKLAEKYLANGFLWNSGNFMFSAKTMLTEMQTHCPKLLDVAGKSVANAKIDLDFLRLDETSFSQCPKLSIDYAVMEKTNVTAVVRAGFDWSDVGTWESIWDLSKKDKQGNASNQEAYIMGSKNCYVHGDGRLMALIGCENLIVVSTKDALLVVDRNNVSQVKQLVEQLRSDERIEVVENLRMYRPWGDYETLDLGSRHQVKRISVKPGGKLSLQKHFHRAEHWIVVKGTANVTRGSETFLVYENENVYLPMGCEHRLENPGKISLELIEVQTGAYLGEDDIIRIDDEFGRT, encoded by the coding sequence ATGAAAATAAGACCAGTCATTTTATGCGGTGGGTCCGCTACTCGGTTATGGCCTGTTTCTCGCGCGTGTTTGCCAAAACCCTTTGTGCCTTTGGTTGACGGCCGTACAACGTTTGAAATGACACTTGAACGAATTGCCGACGACAAACTTTTTTTATCCCCACTGATTATTGCAAATCAGCAGCACAGGTTTTTGATTGGTGAGGCTGTGGAAAAACTGGGCACGAAAGCACAGATTGTTCTGGAGCCCGAGCCGCGCGATTCAGCAGCTGCAATTGCGGTTGCCGCTATTCTGGCAAATGAAGAGGATCCGGACACGATGCTGTTGGTTCTTGCATCGGATCATGTCGTGAACAACCTTGCCGAATTTCGAAAAACCGTAAAGGAAGCCGCAAAAATTTCAGCGCTTGGCCATATTACAACCTTTGGAATAGAGCCACATGAGCCCTCCAGTGAATTTGGTTATATTCAAATGGATGAGAACCAGCCAATTGATAAAAACGGATATTCTGTAAAACAGTTTGTGGAAAAGCCGGATAAAAAACTAGCCGAGAAGTATCTGGCAAACGGATTTCTATGGAATTCGGGCAATTTCATGTTTTCCGCGAAAACTATGCTAACTGAAATGCAGACACATTGTCCTAAATTGCTGGATGTTGCCGGTAAATCAGTCGCAAACGCGAAAATTGACCTGGACTTTCTCCGGCTCGATGAAACGTCTTTTTCTCAATGCCCAAAACTATCCATCGATTATGCGGTGATGGAAAAAACCAATGTCACCGCAGTGGTTCGCGCTGGATTTGACTGGTCGGATGTGGGGACCTGGGAGTCCATTTGGGACCTATCCAAAAAAGATAAACAAGGAAATGCTTCGAACCAAGAGGCCTATATCATGGGCTCAAAAAACTGTTACGTTCATGGCGACGGGCGGCTTATGGCACTTATTGGATGTGAAAATCTAATTGTAGTGTCCACAAAGGATGCATTGCTGGTTGTCGATCGAAATAATGTATCTCAGGTTAAGCAGCTCGTTGAACAGTTAAGATCAGACGAGAGAATTGAAGTCGTGGAAAATCTGCGAATGTACCGGCCCTGGGGTGATTATGAGACACTTGATTTGGGTAGCCGGCATCAGGTCAAGCGCATTTCCGTAAAGCCGGGAGGCAAGCTATCGCTCCAAAAGCATTTTCACCGGGCGGAACATTGGATTGTCGTTAAGGGAACGGCAAATGTAACGCGAGGATCTGAGACATTTCTAGTATATGAAAACGAAAATGTATACTTACCGATGGGCTGTGAACATAGACTGGAAAACCCCGGAAAAATATCTCTTGAGCTCATTGAAGTTCAAACAGGTGCCTATCTCGGCGAAGACGACATTATCAGAATTGATGATGAGTTTGGCAGAACATGA
- a CDS encoding nucleotide sugar dehydrogenase encodes MRIAIFGLGYVGCTAACCIAKQGHQVVGIDVNEKKVAEFNAGISPIREPKLDELLKEGVASGSLSATTDIPEGLSSFDMAIVCVGTPSNIDGSHDMGFIANVTKKLASSLDLDRESSLTIAFRSTFRPGTIEQLVSPIFETSLGAEGMKSIELVYNPEFLREGTAIDDYFNPPKIVIGTYDGEASANMEKLHEGIDAEVFYTNYREAEITKFVDNTWHAVKVAFANEVGRVCQKMDISARKIHEIFVSDTKLNISSYYTRPGGAFGGSCLPKDVRALQKISLDVGAGTYLIDSLLPSNDTHKLFQFQQAVANLPAGSKVLLVGLAFKANTDDLRESPNLDMARRLLEDGFELDVYDESLDASRLIGQNLGYAYSHLPTLDRLLVTKEIAESSDYQLVISANDDFGKLEINCPQKVNIGTIS; translated from the coding sequence ATGCGTATTGCTATTTTTGGACTTGGGTATGTCGGCTGCACGGCCGCATGTTGTATCGCAAAGCAGGGACATCAGGTTGTTGGTATTGATGTCAATGAAAAGAAAGTTGCGGAATTCAATGCTGGTATTTCACCCATAAGAGAGCCCAAGCTTGATGAATTATTAAAGGAAGGCGTCGCCTCCGGCAGCCTCTCGGCAACGACCGACATACCTGAGGGCTTGTCTTCTTTTGACATGGCCATCGTTTGTGTCGGAACGCCAAGCAATATTGATGGATCTCACGACATGGGCTTCATTGCAAATGTAACCAAGAAGCTCGCTTCTTCACTCGACCTGGATCGGGAGAGTAGCTTGACGATTGCCTTCCGTTCGACATTTCGGCCAGGGACAATAGAGCAGCTTGTTTCTCCAATTTTTGAAACCAGTCTCGGTGCCGAGGGAATGAAATCCATTGAGCTTGTCTATAATCCGGAATTTTTGAGGGAGGGAACTGCGATTGACGACTATTTTAATCCGCCCAAAATAGTTATCGGCACATATGATGGTGAAGCCTCGGCAAATATGGAAAAGCTCCATGAAGGTATTGATGCAGAGGTCTTCTATACGAATTATCGGGAAGCTGAAATCACAAAGTTTGTCGATAACACATGGCACGCTGTTAAAGTCGCCTTTGCTAACGAAGTTGGCCGTGTATGTCAAAAAATGGACATAAGTGCCCGAAAAATTCATGAGATATTTGTCTCGGATACGAAACTCAATATTTCAAGTTATTATACACGTCCAGGAGGCGCTTTCGGCGGATCCTGCCTTCCAAAAGACGTTAGGGCTTTGCAGAAAATTTCGCTGGATGTGGGTGCCGGTACATATTTAATAGATTCCTTGTTGCCGTCAAATGACACTCATAAACTGTTTCAATTTCAGCAGGCCGTTGCCAACCTGCCCGCTGGAAGCAAGGTACTTCTTGTCGGGCTGGCGTTTAAAGCCAACACAGATGATCTAAGAGAAAGCCCTAATCTTGATATGGCTCGCCGTTTGTTGGAAGACGGTTTTGAGTTGGATGTTTACGATGAAAGCCTGGATGCCTCGCGCCTAATCGGCCAAAATCTAGGATATGCTTATTCGCATCTGCCAACACTTGACAGGCTGTTGGTTACTAAGGAAATCGCTGAAAGTTCAGACTACCAGCTGGTAATTTCGGCAAACGACGATTTCGGCAAGCTGGAAATTAATTGTCCGCAAAAAGTAAATATCGGTACAATTTCATGA
- a CDS encoding glycosyltransferase family 4 protein produces MNINPQETYDITLDDKADETVDLSLEQPLKNKKVLIVVENLPVPFDRRVWHEALTLKAAGADVSIICPTGVGFTDRREELEGIHIYRHPLPLDASGALGYLVEYSCALFWEFVLTLRVYFTRGIDVIHGCNPPDLIFLVALPFKLLGVKYLFDHHDINPELYEAKYGKRGFFWKLMGIFEKLTFKVATVSIATNNSYREIAVERGNMSPDDVFVVRSGPNLSRIQRLPPNDAWKNGRQFLIGYVGVMGEQEGIDLLLESVKHIVFSLKRTDIQFCLVGGGSSLENLKSLSQEMGISEYVTFTGRAPDETLFEVLSTSDVCVNPDLVNTMNDKSTMNKIMEYMAFEKPIIQFDVVEGRFSAQEASLYAEPNNPVDMASKIIELLADPDRRKKMGEYGRQRVVNELSWSHQVKPLLEAYKRILKI; encoded by the coding sequence ATGAATATAAATCCGCAAGAAACATATGACATAACGCTGGATGACAAAGCAGATGAGACAGTCGATCTGTCTCTTGAACAACCGCTGAAAAACAAAAAAGTTCTGATTGTTGTCGAAAATCTTCCTGTTCCATTTGACCGTCGGGTCTGGCATGAAGCTCTTACCTTGAAAGCTGCCGGAGCGGACGTCTCAATCATATGTCCGACCGGGGTTGGTTTTACGGACCGCCGGGAAGAATTGGAAGGGATCCATATTTACAGGCACCCGCTCCCACTCGATGCGTCAGGTGCGCTGGGGTACCTTGTTGAATATAGCTGTGCTTTATTCTGGGAATTTGTTCTGACATTGAGGGTTTATTTTACACGTGGAATTGATGTTATCCATGGCTGCAATCCCCCGGACTTAATATTTTTAGTCGCACTACCCTTCAAGTTACTAGGGGTAAAATACCTGTTTGATCATCATGACATTAACCCCGAACTATATGAAGCGAAGTATGGTAAGCGAGGGTTTTTCTGGAAATTGATGGGCATATTTGAAAAACTCACATTCAAGGTAGCGACGGTTTCAATTGCAACGAATAACAGCTACCGCGAAATCGCTGTAGAGCGGGGCAACATGTCTCCCGACGACGTATTTGTTGTGAGATCAGGGCCTAACTTGAGCAGGATTCAGCGCCTGCCGCCGAATGATGCCTGGAAAAATGGCCGGCAATTTTTAATTGGATATGTGGGCGTCATGGGTGAACAGGAAGGCATTGATTTGCTCCTTGAATCCGTAAAGCATATTGTCTTTAGCCTTAAGCGAACAGATATACAATTTTGCCTGGTTGGCGGCGGATCCAGTCTTGAAAATTTGAAATCCTTGTCACAGGAAATGGGGATTTCGGAGTATGTAACTTTTACTGGCCGTGCGCCCGATGAAACATTATTTGAAGTGTTATCTACTTCCGACGTCTGTGTAAATCCGGACCTCGTAAATACGATGAACGATAAATCCACGATGAATAAAATCATGGAATATATGGCATTCGAAAAGCCGATTATACAATTTGACGTCGTCGAGGGACGGTTTTCTGCGCAAGAGGCGTCCTTATATGCTGAGCCGAATAATCCCGTTGATATGGCGAGTAAGATCATTGAATTGCTGGCCGACCCGGACCGACGGAAAAAGATGGGAGAATACGGTAGGCAACGTGTAGTGAATGAATTGTCCTGGTCGCATCAGGTTAAGCCGTTACTGGAGGCATATAAGCGCATATTGAAAATCTGA